Proteins encoded by one window of Rhizobium sp. NLR16a:
- a CDS encoding fumarylacetoacetate hydrolase family protein, with protein sequence MTEAFDSRALAARLYSLRQAGIQEATSAFLPPADLHQAMEAQHFLAAADGISSNAWKVTVSPQGQAVSGPLHPYAESVFGADIPWYPGLKFETEIAVRLGNDLPIRTGKPYSRAEVVKAISTVHLGAELLLSAVRESGSVSFLLFAADRLGNSGYVLGPKLDNSLVDTAGGTPLKVTHAGRTIYDGPAQHPKGDVLTWLVDYANDDLRPETSLKAGALITTGTLSGAIELSEPGEIDILFGDARLSFSVSKT encoded by the coding sequence ATGACAGAAGCATTCGATTCGCGCGCCCTCGCAGCCAGGCTTTACAGTCTGCGCCAAGCCGGCATACAGGAGGCGACCAGCGCCTTTCTGCCGCCAGCTGACCTCCATCAGGCGATGGAAGCCCAGCATTTCCTCGCCGCGGCCGATGGCATTTCCAGCAATGCATGGAAGGTGACGGTCTCGCCGCAAGGCCAGGCCGTCAGCGGTCCGCTGCATCCCTATGCCGAATCGGTCTTCGGTGCTGATATCCCCTGGTATCCCGGCTTGAAATTCGAAACCGAAATTGCTGTTCGCCTCGGCAATGACCTGCCGATCCGCACGGGTAAGCCGTACAGCCGCGCCGAAGTGGTCAAGGCGATCTCCACTGTCCATCTCGGCGCCGAACTGCTGCTCAGCGCGGTCAGGGAAAGCGGCAGCGTTTCCTTCCTGCTCTTTGCCGCCGACCGCCTCGGCAACAGCGGCTATGTGCTCGGTCCGAAGCTCGACAACAGCCTTGTCGATACCGCCGGCGGCACGCCGCTCAAGGTCACCCATGCCGGCCGCACCATCTATGACGGTCCGGCCCAGCATCCGAAGGGCGACGTTCTCACCTGGCTGGTCGACTACGCCAATGACGACTTGCGTCCGGAAACATCGCTGAAGGCAGGCGCGCTGATCACGACGGGCACGTTGAGCGGCGCCATCGAACTGTCTGAACCCGGCGAGATCGACATCCTCTTCGGCGACGCCAGGCTGAGTTTTTCGGTGTCGAAGACCTGA
- the rhaS gene encoding rhamnose ABC transporter substrate-binding protein yields the protein MKFAKTLALGAALAIAMMAGTASAKDIKIGLVVKSLGNGFFDAANKGAQEAAKELGGVEVIYTGPTSTTAEGQIEVINSLIAQGVDAIAVSANDPDALVPALKKATQRGIKVISWDSGVAPEGRILQLNPSSNELIGKMCLTLAKDHLEGGKGDFAILSATTTSTNQNIWIDQMKKQLKDFPGLNLVTTVYGDDLSDKSYREAEGLLKSNPNVKVIVAPTTVGVLAASKVVEDKGLVGKVYVTGLGLPSEMAGAIKSGATKEFAIWNPIDLGYSATQIAYRLVKGETDGKPGSEINAGRMGKIKVGDNGEAAMADPFVYNASNIDQFSKVF from the coding sequence ATGAAATTCGCAAAGACACTGGCGCTCGGCGCAGCGCTCGCCATCGCCATGATGGCCGGCACTGCCAGCGCCAAGGACATCAAGATCGGCCTCGTCGTGAAGTCGCTCGGCAACGGTTTCTTCGACGCCGCCAACAAGGGTGCCCAGGAAGCCGCCAAGGAACTCGGCGGCGTGGAAGTGATCTACACCGGTCCGACATCGACGACGGCCGAAGGCCAGATCGAAGTGATCAACTCGCTGATCGCTCAAGGCGTCGATGCCATCGCCGTTTCGGCCAACGATCCCGACGCGCTTGTTCCGGCGCTGAAGAAGGCAACCCAGCGCGGCATCAAGGTCATCTCGTGGGATTCCGGCGTCGCACCGGAAGGCCGTATCCTGCAGCTCAACCCCTCCTCCAACGAGCTGATCGGCAAGATGTGCCTGACGCTCGCCAAGGATCATCTCGAAGGCGGCAAGGGTGACTTCGCCATCCTGTCGGCAACGACCACCTCGACCAACCAGAACATCTGGATCGACCAGATGAAGAAGCAGCTCAAGGATTTCCCGGGCCTCAACCTCGTCACCACGGTTTACGGCGACGACCTCTCGGACAAGTCCTATCGTGAAGCCGAAGGCTTGCTGAAGTCCAACCCGAACGTCAAGGTCATCGTCGCCCCGACAACGGTCGGCGTTCTCGCCGCTTCCAAGGTTGTCGAAGACAAGGGCCTTGTCGGTAAGGTCTACGTCACCGGCCTCGGCCTGCCGTCCGAAATGGCCGGCGCGATCAAGTCTGGCGCGACAAAGGAATTCGCCATCTGGAACCCGATCGACCTCGGCTACTCCGCCACCCAGATCGCCTACCGCCTCGTCAAGGGCGAGACCGACGGCAAGCCGGGCAGCGAAATCAATGCTGGCCGCATGGGCAAGATCAAGGTCGGCGACAACGGCGAAGCCGCCATGGCCGATCCCTTCGTCTACAATGCCTCGAACATCGACCAGTTCTCCAAGGTCTTCTGA
- a CDS encoding bifunctional rhamnulose-1-phosphate aldolase/short-chain dehydrogenase: MAANVRLLENRWDDGYAAGLDEPGKLLYRSNLLGADKRITNYGGGNTSAKVMETDPLTGGKVMVLWVKGSGGDVGTIKLDGFATLYQDKLESLKSIYKGVEDEDRMVGFLPHCTFNLNGRAASIDTPLHGFVPFTHVDHMHPDAIIAIAASKNSRELTKQIFGDEIGWLPWRRPGFQLGLDLEAFVKANPNAKGVVLESHGLFTWANDAKACYELTLDIINKAIVWFAEKTEGKTIFGGALTQSLPVAERRAIAARLMPEIRGRIGKQERKLGHFDDQDAVLEFVNSRDLRPLGALGTSCPDHFLRTKIRPLIVDFDPAKPDVDAIVAGLDQALEDYRADYARYYNDCKHDNSPAMRDANPVIFLVPGVGMLSFARDKATARIASEFYVNAINVMRGASTVSEYRGLPEQEAFDIEYWLLEEAKLQRMPKPKSLAGRVAFVTGGAGGIGRATAARLVGEGACVVLADIDQAALESTEADFVKKYGADAVRSVRLDVTKEDAVIASFAEASVEFGGVDILVSNAGIASSAPIEATELSTWNRNIDILATGYFLVSREAFRLFRRQALGGNIVFVASKNGLAASPNASAYCTAKAAEIHLARCLALEGADAGIRVNTVNPDAVLRGSKIWSGEWREQRAASSKIEVDDLEEHYRKRSMLKLNVFPEDIAEAIYFLASDLSAKSTGNIINVDAGNVQSFTR, translated from the coding sequence ATGGCGGCGAACGTCCGGCTTCTGGAAAACCGGTGGGATGATGGTTATGCGGCGGGCCTCGATGAGCCCGGCAAGCTGCTCTATCGCTCCAATCTGCTCGGCGCCGACAAGCGCATCACCAATTACGGCGGCGGCAATACCTCGGCGAAGGTGATGGAAACCGATCCCCTAACCGGCGGCAAGGTCATGGTCCTTTGGGTCAAGGGCTCGGGCGGCGACGTCGGCACTATCAAGCTCGATGGTTTTGCGACCCTCTACCAGGACAAGCTGGAATCGCTGAAATCAATCTACAAGGGCGTCGAGGACGAAGACCGCATGGTCGGCTTCCTGCCGCACTGCACCTTCAACCTGAATGGCCGTGCCGCCTCGATCGACACGCCGCTGCACGGCTTTGTGCCGTTCACCCATGTCGACCACATGCATCCCGACGCGATCATCGCCATTGCCGCCTCGAAGAACTCCAGGGAATTGACCAAGCAGATCTTCGGTGACGAGATCGGCTGGCTGCCCTGGCGCCGTCCGGGCTTCCAGCTCGGCCTCGATCTCGAAGCCTTCGTCAAGGCGAACCCGAACGCCAAGGGCGTCGTGCTCGAAAGCCACGGCCTCTTCACCTGGGCGAATGACGCCAAGGCCTGCTACGAGCTGACACTCGACATCATCAACAAGGCGATCGTCTGGTTTGCCGAAAAGACCGAAGGCAAGACGATTTTCGGCGGTGCACTGACCCAGAGCCTGCCCGTCGCCGAGCGCCGCGCTATCGCCGCCCGGCTGATGCCGGAGATCCGCGGCCGGATCGGCAAGCAGGAGCGCAAGCTTGGCCATTTCGACGATCAGGACGCCGTGCTCGAATTCGTCAATTCCCGAGATCTGCGGCCGCTCGGCGCGCTCGGCACCAGCTGCCCCGACCATTTCCTGCGCACCAAGATCCGCCCGCTGATCGTCGATTTCGACCCGGCCAAGCCGGATGTCGACGCGATCGTCGCCGGCCTCGACCAGGCGCTGGAGGATTACCGCGCCGATTACGCCCGCTATTACAACGACTGCAAGCATGACAATTCGCCCGCGATGCGCGACGCCAATCCCGTCATCTTCCTCGTTCCCGGCGTCGGCATGCTGTCCTTTGCCCGCGACAAGGCAACGGCGCGCATCGCCAGCGAATTCTACGTCAACGCCATCAACGTCATGCGCGGTGCCTCGACGGTTTCGGAATATCGGGGCCTGCCGGAGCAGGAAGCCTTCGATATCGAATACTGGCTGCTGGAAGAGGCGAAGCTCCAGCGCATGCCGAAGCCGAAGAGCCTTGCCGGCCGGGTGGCGTTCGTCACCGGCGGCGCCGGCGGCATCGGCCGGGCGACGGCCGCCCGCCTTGTCGGCGAGGGCGCCTGCGTGGTGCTTGCCGATATCGATCAGGCAGCACTCGAAAGCACAGAGGCCGACTTCGTCAAGAAATACGGTGCTGATGCCGTGCGCAGCGTCCGGCTCGACGTTACCAAGGAAGATGCGGTGATCGCCTCCTTCGCGGAAGCTTCGGTCGAATTCGGCGGCGTCGATATCCTCGTCTCGAATGCCGGCATTGCCTCCTCCGCGCCGATCGAAGCCACCGAGCTTTCGACCTGGAACCGCAATATCGACATTCTGGCGACTGGCTATTTCCTTGTCTCGCGGGAGGCGTTCCGTCTGTTCCGCCGCCAGGCGCTCGGCGGCAACATTGTCTTCGTTGCCTCGAAGAACGGCCTTGCCGCTTCGCCGAACGCGTCTGCCTATTGCACGGCAAAGGCCGCCGAAATCCATCTCGCCCGCTGCCTGGCGCTGGAAGGCGCGGATGCCGGCATCCGCGTCAACACTGTCAACCCGGATGCGGTGCTGCGCGGTTCGAAGATCTGGAGCGGCGAATGGCGCGAGCAGCGCGCCGCCTCCTCGAAGATCGAGGTCGATGATCTCGAGGAACATTACCGCAAGCGTTCGATGCTGAAGCTCAACGTGTTTCCGGAGGATATCGCCGAGGCGATCTACTTCCTCGCATCGGACCTTTCGGCAAAATCAACCGGCAATATCATCAATGTCGACGCCGGCAACGTGCAGAGCTTTACGCGGTGA
- a CDS encoding FGGY-family carbohydrate kinase, which yields MTTSSYRRIAVLDIGKTNAKVVVLDSGTGAEIAVLKRPNIMIKTGLYPHYDIEALWSFALDALKGLARDPGFDAISITTHGAAAALLDRDGALAMPVIDYEHEYPEDIRDAYTRLRPSFEETFSPRLAMGLNVGAQLHYQKTAFPEEFAQVTTIVTYAQYWAARLTGVATNELTSLGCHTDLWNPKTSSYSSLVDRLGIRGLMAPIRSAFDALGPVLPDIADDIGISVPVYCGIHDSNASLLPHLVHRQAPFAVVSTGTWVISFGVGGDLDHLDPKRDALANVDAYGRAVPSSRFMGGREFDILSAEIGPVDEKAAQAAIGAVIDKGIMLLANIASGSGPFPGKASRWIGAEDASREERFAASCLYLALMTDACLGLISAKGPVIVEGPFALNGTYLKLLAALTGRDVIALPGSTGTSQGAALLTGIRPVSGAQTHVPPTDIPRLKAYRDRWFAAMK from the coding sequence ATGACCACCAGTTCCTATCGCCGCATCGCCGTCCTCGATATCGGCAAGACCAATGCCAAGGTCGTCGTGCTCGACAGTGGGACAGGCGCCGAGATCGCCGTCCTGAAACGGCCGAACATCATGATCAAGACCGGCCTCTACCCGCATTATGATATCGAGGCGCTCTGGTCCTTCGCCCTCGACGCACTGAAAGGCCTGGCGCGGGACCCCGGCTTCGATGCCATTTCGATCACCACCCATGGCGCCGCAGCCGCGCTGCTCGACCGGGACGGTGCTCTCGCCATGCCCGTGATCGACTACGAGCATGAATATCCGGAGGACATCCGGGATGCCTATACGCGGCTGCGTCCTTCCTTCGAGGAAACCTTCTCGCCGCGCCTAGCAATGGGCCTCAATGTCGGCGCGCAGCTGCACTACCAGAAGACCGCCTTTCCCGAGGAATTCGCCCAGGTCACGACCATCGTAACCTACGCGCAATATTGGGCGGCGCGGCTGACCGGCGTCGCCACCAATGAGCTGACTTCGCTCGGCTGTCACACCGACCTCTGGAACCCGAAAACATCAAGCTATTCCTCACTCGTCGACAGGCTCGGCATCCGCGGTCTGATGGCGCCGATCCGCTCCGCCTTCGATGCGCTGGGCCCTGTCCTGCCTGATATTGCCGACGATATCGGCATCTCCGTGCCCGTCTATTGCGGCATCCACGATTCCAACGCCTCGCTGCTGCCGCACCTCGTCCATCGGCAAGCCCCTTTCGCCGTCGTCTCGACAGGCACCTGGGTCATCAGTTTCGGCGTCGGCGGCGATCTCGACCACCTCGATCCGAAACGCGATGCGCTTGCCAATGTCGACGCCTATGGCCGCGCCGTTCCCTCCTCGCGTTTCATGGGCGGGCGGGAATTCGATATCCTTTCGGCCGAAATCGGCCCTGTCGACGAAAAGGCCGCGCAGGCAGCGATCGGCGCCGTCATCGACAAGGGCATCATGCTGCTGGCCAATATCGCCTCCGGTTCGGGACCGTTTCCGGGCAAGGCAAGCCGCTGGATCGGCGCCGAAGACGCGAGCCGCGAGGAGCGTTTTGCCGCCAGCTGCCTCTATCTCGCGCTGATGACCGATGCATGTCTCGGACTGATCAGCGCCAAGGGCCCTGTCATCGTCGAAGGGCCCTTTGCCCTGAACGGAACCTATCTCAAGCTGCTCGCCGCCCTCACCGGCCGCGATGTCATCGCCCTTCCCGGCTCGACCGGCACCAGCCAGGGGGCCGCCCTTCTGACCGGCATCCGGCCGGTCTCCGGGGCGCAGACACATGTTCCGCCGACCGATATCCCCAGGCTCAAGGCCTATCGCGATCGCTGGTTCGCGGCGATGAAATAG
- the rhaM gene encoding L-rhamnose mutarotase, translating into MTLEKHAFKMQLNPGMETEYRKRHDEIWPELVDLLHQSGASDYSIHLDRETNTLFGVLTRSKDHTMTSLPDHPVMKKWWAHMADIMATNPDNSPVQSDLVTLFHMP; encoded by the coding sequence ATGACCCTGGAAAAACACGCCTTCAAGATGCAGCTCAATCCCGGCATGGAAACCGAATACCGCAAGCGGCATGACGAGATCTGGCCGGAGCTGGTCGATCTGCTGCACCAGTCGGGCGCCAGCGACTATTCGATCCATCTCGACCGCGAGACCAACACACTGTTCGGCGTGCTGACGCGGTCGAAGGACCACACGATGACGAGCCTGCCGGACCATCCGGTCATGAAAAAATGGTGGGCTCATATGGCCGATATCATGGCGACCAATCCGGATAATTCGCCTGTTCAAAGCGACCTCGTCACCCTCTTCCACATGCCATGA
- a CDS encoding ABC transporter permease, protein MSTVSPTPEKRIIPDRLGTPFKRIMSSWEVLLFGVAILIFIFNSVASPYFLDAWNLSDATFNFTEKAMIAFAMALLVISGEIDLSVAAIIALASTAMGAAAQLGVGTPGLVAIGIGTGLACGIFNGVLVSVLKLPSIVVTIGTMSLFRGISYIVLGDQAYGKYPSDFAYFGQGYVFWVFSFEFVLFFVLAILFAILLHATNFGRQVYAIGNNDFAARFSGIPVERVKFILFLLTGVMSGVAAVCLTSRLGSTRPSIAQGWELEVVTMVVLGGISILGGSGTIGGVVIAAFVMGLVTFGLGLLNVPGIVMSIFIGLLLIITIAIPIIARRIKLMSSR, encoded by the coding sequence ATGAGCACCGTTTCTCCAACGCCCGAAAAACGGATCATTCCCGATCGGCTCGGCACGCCGTTCAAACGCATCATGTCGAGTTGGGAAGTGCTGCTCTTCGGCGTCGCCATCCTGATCTTCATCTTCAATTCCGTGGCCTCACCCTATTTCCTCGATGCCTGGAACCTCTCGGACGCGACTTTCAACTTCACCGAAAAGGCGATGATCGCCTTCGCCATGGCGCTGCTCGTCATCTCGGGCGAAATCGACCTCTCGGTCGCCGCGATCATCGCCCTCGCCTCGACGGCGATGGGGGCGGCGGCGCAACTCGGCGTCGGCACGCCGGGCCTGGTCGCGATCGGCATCGGCACCGGCCTTGCCTGCGGCATCTTCAACGGCGTGCTCGTTTCGGTGCTGAAACTGCCGTCGATTGTTGTCACCATCGGCACGATGAGCCTGTTCCGCGGCATTTCCTATATCGTGCTCGGCGACCAGGCCTACGGCAAGTACCCTTCCGATTTCGCCTATTTCGGCCAGGGCTACGTGTTCTGGGTGTTCTCCTTCGAATTCGTGCTGTTCTTCGTGCTGGCGATCCTCTTTGCCATCCTGCTGCATGCGACGAATTTCGGCCGGCAGGTCTATGCGATCGGCAACAATGATTTCGCCGCCCGCTTCTCCGGCATCCCGGTCGAGCGCGTCAAATTCATTCTCTTCCTGCTGACCGGCGTCATGAGCGGTGTTGCCGCCGTCTGCCTGACTTCGCGGCTCGGCTCGACCCGGCCGTCGATCGCCCAAGGCTGGGAACTCGAGGTCGTCACCATGGTCGTGCTCGGCGGTATCTCAATCCTCGGCGGCTCGGGCACGATCGGCGGCGTCGTGATCGCCGCCTTCGTCATGGGCCTCGTCACCTTCGGCCTCGGCCTGTTGAACGTGCCCGGCATCGTCATGTCGATCTTCATCGGCCTTCTCCTCATCATCACCATCGCGATTCCGATTATCGCCCGCCGCATCAAGCTCATGAGCTCCCGATGA
- a CDS encoding sugar ABC transporter ATP-binding protein codes for MNAAFQQSVTDSKTGDAPAILEMRGISQIFPGVKALDNVSIALHPGTVTALIGENGAGKSTLVKILTGIYRPNEGEILVDGRTVTFASAQAAIDAGVTAIHQETVLFDELTVAENIFLGHAPRTRFRTIDWQMMNSRSKTLLTALESNIDPTIRLKDLSIAQRHLVAIARALSIEARIVIMDEPTAALSRKEIDDLFRIIKGLKEQGKAILFISHKFDELYEIADDFVVFRDGRAVGRGKLKETPQDEIVRMMVGRDVENVFPKIDVAIGGPVLDVEKYSHRTEFRDISLTLRKGEILGIYGLIGAGRSELAQSLFGITRPLSGRLTLEGREISISSPHDAIKAGIVYVPEERGRHGLALPMPIYQNMTLPSLTRTSRKGFLQAAEEFALARKYAERLDLRAAALSVPVGTLSGGNQQKVVIGKWLATMPKVIILDEPTKGIDIGSKAAVHGFISELAAEGLSIIMISSELPEIIGMSDRVLVMKEGLSAGLFERDQLSPEALVRAATGNA; via the coding sequence ATGAACGCCGCCTTTCAACAATCCGTCACGGACAGCAAAACCGGCGATGCCCCCGCCATTCTGGAAATGCGCGGCATCTCCCAGATCTTTCCCGGCGTGAAAGCGCTCGACAATGTCAGCATCGCGCTTCACCCCGGCACGGTCACGGCGCTGATCGGCGAAAACGGCGCCGGCAAGTCGACACTCGTCAAGATCCTGACCGGCATCTACAGGCCGAACGAAGGCGAGATCCTGGTTGACGGCCGGACAGTGACCTTCGCGAGCGCCCAGGCGGCGATCGATGCCGGCGTCACCGCCATCCACCAGGAAACCGTGCTGTTCGACGAGCTGACGGTTGCCGAAAACATCTTCCTCGGTCATGCGCCGCGCACGCGCTTCCGCACCATCGACTGGCAGATGATGAACAGCCGCTCGAAGACGCTGCTGACGGCGCTTGAAAGCAATATCGATCCGACGATCCGGCTGAAGGACCTCTCGATCGCGCAACGTCACCTGGTGGCGATTGCCCGCGCTCTGTCGATCGAGGCCCGCATCGTCATCATGGACGAGCCGACGGCCGCCCTTTCCCGCAAGGAGATCGACGATCTCTTCCGCATCATCAAGGGCCTGAAGGAACAGGGCAAGGCGATCCTCTTCATCAGCCACAAGTTCGACGAGCTTTACGAGATCGCCGACGATTTCGTCGTCTTCCGCGACGGCCGCGCTGTCGGCCGGGGTAAGCTCAAGGAAACACCGCAGGACGAAATCGTCCGCATGATGGTCGGCCGTGACGTCGAAAACGTCTTTCCGAAGATCGATGTCGCGATCGGCGGCCCGGTGCTCGACGTGGAAAAATACAGCCACCGCACCGAATTCCGCGATATTTCGCTGACCCTGCGCAAGGGTGAGATTCTCGGCATTTACGGCCTGATCGGCGCCGGACGATCGGAACTCGCGCAATCGCTCTTCGGCATCACCAGGCCGCTCTCCGGCAGGTTGACGCTGGAAGGCCGGGAAATTTCGATCAGCTCGCCGCATGACGCCATCAAGGCCGGCATCGTCTATGTGCCGGAAGAGCGCGGCCGCCACGGCCTGGCGCTGCCGATGCCGATCTACCAGAACATGACGCTGCCGTCGCTGACGCGCACCTCGCGCAAGGGCTTCCTGCAGGCGGCGGAAGAATTCGCGCTCGCCCGAAAATATGCCGAGCGGCTGGATCTGCGCGCCGCCGCCCTCTCCGTGCCGGTCGGCACGCTGTCGGGCGGCAACCAGCAGAAGGTCGTCATCGGCAAGTGGCTCGCCACCATGCCCAAGGTCATCATCCTCGATGAGCCTACAAAGGGCATCGACATCGGCTCGAAAGCCGCCGTCCACGGCTTCATCAGCGAGCTTGCCGCAGAGGGCCTCTCGATCATCATGATCTCTTCCGAGCTGCCCGAGATCATCGGCATGTCGGACCGCGTTCTGGTGATGAAGGAAGGCCTGTCGGCCGGGCTCTTCGAGCGCGATCAGCTTTCGCCGGAGGCGCTGGTGCGCGCGGCGACCGGAAACGCATGA
- a CDS encoding DeoR/GlpR family DNA-binding transcription regulator — protein sequence MHERERHRIILSAVQEKSVVTIQDISELTEASEATIRRDIAALHVQGKIRRVRGGAEAVHPPQLGNLAGRPFRVSESVNIDKKRAIARAAVELCEAGDAIIINGGTTTFQMVHYMAGHRLQVMTNSFAIAEHLVKHSKNTVTVPGGAIYREQSLILSPFDNDAIRNFYARRMFIGAQGVGPLGIMEADALIIQSEQKLMHQADELVVMVDSSKFNRRSSLILCALDRVSAIITDDGISEEAARMVENAGVRLIVATPVAQLAKEDSSSVA from the coding sequence ATGCACGAACGCGAACGTCATCGCATCATCTTAAGCGCCGTTCAGGAAAAGTCCGTCGTGACGATCCAGGACATTTCCGAATTGACGGAAGCTTCTGAAGCGACAATCAGGCGTGACATTGCGGCTCTTCACGTGCAGGGCAAGATCCGCCGTGTCCGCGGCGGCGCGGAGGCGGTGCATCCGCCGCAGCTCGGCAATCTCGCCGGCCGGCCCTTCCGGGTTTCAGAATCAGTCAACATCGATAAAAAACGCGCAATTGCGCGCGCCGCCGTCGAACTTTGCGAGGCCGGCGACGCCATCATCATCAATGGCGGCACGACCACTTTCCAGATGGTGCATTACATGGCCGGCCACCGCCTGCAGGTGATGACCAACTCTTTTGCCATCGCCGAACATCTGGTCAAGCATTCCAAAAACACCGTGACGGTGCCGGGCGGCGCGATCTATCGCGAGCAGAGCCTGATCCTGTCGCCCTTCGACAACGACGCGATCCGCAATTTTTATGCGCGGCGCATGTTCATCGGCGCGCAGGGTGTCGGCCCGCTCGGCATCATGGAGGCCGACGCCCTCATCATCCAGAGCGAGCAGAAGCTGATGCACCAGGCCGACGAACTCGTCGTGATGGTCGATTCCAGCAAGTTCAATCGGCGGTCGAGCCTCATTCTCTGCGCGCTCGACCGTGTTTCTGCGATCATCACCGATGACGGGATTTCAGAAGAGGCAGCTCGCATGGTCGAGAATGCCGGCGTCCGGCTTATTGTCGCGACCCCGGTGGCGCAGCTTGCGAAGGAGGATTCCTCGTCGGTCGCATGA
- a CDS encoding ABC transporter permease, protein MAKLIRKRETLLFAIIVLMIGIFSTRAADFATPDNLAGIFNDTAILIILGLAQMTVILTKSIDLSVAANLAFTGMAIAMMNAAFPGLPLIVLILAAVVIGAALGTINGFLVWRLEIPPIVVTLGTLTIYRGMAFVLSGGAWVNAHQMTPTFLAVPRTPILGLPVLSWVAIIIVALMYMLLRYSPFGRSAYATGGNPTAAVYAGIDTGRTKFLAFVLSGALAGLSSYLWVSRYAVAYVDIANGFELDSVAACVIGGISIAGGVGSVAGTVLGALFLGVIKNALPVIGISPFTQMAISGTVIILAVVFNARRERNRGRIILRDRAAAEVAA, encoded by the coding sequence ATGGCCAAACTGATCAGAAAACGCGAAACCCTGCTCTTTGCCATCATCGTGCTGATGATTGGCATCTTCTCGACGCGGGCGGCCGATTTCGCCACACCGGATAATCTCGCCGGCATCTTCAACGACACAGCGATCCTCATCATTCTTGGCCTTGCCCAGATGACTGTTATCCTGACGAAATCGATCGATCTCTCGGTGGCCGCCAACCTTGCCTTTACCGGCATGGCGATCGCGATGATGAACGCCGCCTTTCCCGGCCTGCCGCTGATCGTGCTGATCCTCGCCGCGGTCGTGATCGGCGCTGCCCTCGGCACCATCAACGGCTTCCTCGTCTGGCGCCTGGAAATCCCGCCGATCGTCGTGACCCTCGGCACGCTCACCATCTATCGCGGCATGGCCTTCGTGCTCTCCGGCGGCGCCTGGGTGAACGCCCACCAGATGACGCCGACCTTCCTCGCCGTTCCCCGCACGCCGATCCTCGGCCTACCGGTGCTGAGCTGGGTTGCGATCATCATCGTCGCGCTGATGTACATGCTGCTGCGCTACAGCCCGTTCGGCCGCTCGGCCTATGCGACCGGCGGCAATCCGACAGCTGCCGTCTATGCCGGCATCGATACCGGCCGCACGAAATTCCTCGCCTTCGTGCTCTCGGGCGCGCTCGCCGGCCTTTCCAGCTATTTATGGGTTTCGCGTTATGCGGTCGCCTATGTCGATATCGCCAACGGCTTCGAGCTCGACAGCGTTGCGGCCTGCGTCATCGGCGGCATCTCGATTGCCGGCGGCGTCGGCTCGGTCGCCGGCACCGTGCTCGGCGCGCTGTTCCTCGGCGTCATCAAGAACGCCCTGCCGGTCATCGGCATTTCGCCCTTCACGCAGATGGCGATCTCCGGCACCGTTATCATTCTCGCCGTCGTCTTCAACGCAAGGCGCGAGCGCAATCGAGGCCGCATCATCCTGCGTGACCGCGCAGCAGCGGAGGTCGCAGCATGA